One Hordeum vulgare subsp. vulgare chromosome 4H, MorexV3_pseudomolecules_assembly, whole genome shotgun sequence DNA window includes the following coding sequences:
- the LOC123450110 gene encoding germin-like protein 8-5, protein MASSPTYLLLVALFALVSWQAVASDPGPLQDFCVADMHSPVRVNGFVCKNPMDANADDFFKAAALDKPRVTNKVGSNVTLINVMQIAGLNTLGISIARIDYAPLGQNPPHTHPRATEILTVLEGTLYVGFVTSNLPAPNRNKFLSKVLNKGDVFVFPVGLIHFQFNPNPHQPAVAIAALSSQNPGAITIANAVFASDPTISDDVLAKAFQVEKNTIDWLQAQFWENNQN, encoded by the exons ATGGCATCCTCCCCTACCTACCTTCTCCTCGTTGCTCTTTTCGCCTTGGTCTCATGGCAGGCTGTTGCCTCCGACCCTGGCCCGCTCCAGGACTTTTGTGTCGCCGACATGCATTCACCAG TGCGTGTCAATGGGTTTGTTTGCAAGAACCCAATGGATGCCAACGCTGATGACTTCTTCAAGGCAGCCGCCCTCGACAAGCCTAGGGTGACCAACAAGGTTGGGTCCAACGTTACCTTGATCAACGTCATGCAGATTGCTGGACTCAACACCCTCGGCATCTCAATTGCACGCATCGACTATGCTCCCTTGGGTCAGAACCCACCACACACGCACCCTCGTGCCACTGAGATCCTCACGGTGCTCGAGGGGACACTATATGTCGGATTTGTCACGTCCAACCTGCCCGCCCCCAACAGAAACAAGTTCCTCTCCAAGGTGCTCAACAAAGGTGATGTGTTTGTCTTCCCCGTGGGGCTCATTCACTTTCAATTCAACCCCAACCCCCACCAGCCCGCCGTTGCCATTGCCGCGCTCAGCAGCCAGAACCCAGGGGCTATCACAATTGCCAATGCTGTTTTTGCGTCAGACCCAACAATATCAGATGATGTTCTTGCCAAGGCGTTTCAGGTGGAAAAGAATACAATAGATTGGCTCCAGGCTCAGTTCTGGGAGAACAACCAAAACTAA